One region of Ornithorhynchus anatinus isolate Pmale09 chromosome X5, mOrnAna1.pri.v4, whole genome shotgun sequence genomic DNA includes:
- the TAGLN2 gene encoding transgelin-2, with translation MANRGPAYGLSREVQQKIEKQYDGELEQILIQWITAQCRRDVGRPQPGRENFQNWLKDGTVLCELINGLYPEGQGPVKKIQASAMAFKQMEQISQFLQAAERYGINATDIFQTVDLWEGKNMACVQRTLMNLGGLAVAQDDGLFSGDPNWFPKKSKENPRTFSDNQLKEGKNVIGLQMGTNRGASQAGMTGYGMPRQIL, from the exons ATGGCGAACCGCGGCCCCGCGTACGGACTGAGCCGGGAGGTGCAgcagaagatagagaagcagtacgACGGAGAGCTGGAGCAGATCCTGATCCAGTGGATCACGGCCCAGTGCCGACGGGACGTGGGGAGGCCGCAGCCCGGGCGGGAAAACTTCCAGAACTGGCTCAAGGATGGCACG GTGCTGTGTGAGCTCATCAACGGGCTGTACCCAGAGGGGCAGGGCCCCGTGAAGAAGATCCAAGCATCCGCCATGGCCTTCAAGCAGATGGAACAGATCTCCCAGTTCCTGCAGGCGGCTGAGCGCTATGGCATCAATGCCACCGACATCTTCCAGACCGTGGACCTCTGGGAGG GCAAGAACATGGCATGTGTGCAAAGGACACTGATGAACCTGGGAGGTCTGGCTGTGGCTCAGGATGACGGGCTTTTCTCGGGAGATCCCAACTGGTTTCCCAA GAAGTCCAAGGAAAATCCCCGGACCTTCTCGGACAACCAGCTGAAGGAGGGCAAGAACGTCATCGGCCTCCAGATGGGCACCAACCGGGGGGCGTCGCAGGCGGGCATGACCGGGTACGGGATGCCCCGCCAGATCCTCTGA